Proteins from a genomic interval of Fuerstiella sp.:
- a CDS encoding c-type cytochrome: protein MKLLCSSLAVICVFRFGAAATMVMAQTGTVLPSAESLPKVPDGFEISVFASEPLIYKPAALCFDANGRMMVGQGPQYHLSTAIEESDSVVLLLDTDADGVADRRQVFAKGFNSIQGLAWRGRDLYVANSPELTVVRDLDGDDEADEYIVVYTDLGNHEHALHGLVWGPDGRLYMSKGNSKGHNDPEKYGRVAPRAFRELWDVVHPAGAPDIPEPQTYTVDTYQKTFHDFRDDWGREGGILRCEPMGADLEIVSRGMRNPWDLAIDSGFNLLATDNDQTQGDRIIMPFYGAHFGWGHRYSSHWTGEENLPTVPISGPLTSGSWAGLEWYDHQNFPSEYRRVFFLNDWMFGTYVYRPDWNGALRTSSDRSLEPFIQRREGGMLYRPTDLAVGPDGAIYTLGWGGNYHYEPGDDGSWVFRVTHSPDSRLSLSAVLPLTQQTVAQLITSFKSGVLPVRRINAQDELVRRGPAIRDELAEAISGNKLSVSQQTWAMWAFGRIANAAVEQAETIRQWAVPRSVKSGTGFHSARGKRNLRIQAIRILAWLAQRTGNDQAVQSAASEGLRDSDPRIRLESIQAIHQARLSSMFDNVVEQLAKENERLVFYAGWQALRDLADPEIRGALLDHNQGRVRLAALLGLQEGYEVTQQEVLELLDRESDPTVQSWALTFAMNPLPPAKLTNDRLRIVMEQTMPVEQMISRAVQTPRPSLRRLYLKMISRASVSEGEQQQQLLTFYRTLPTSEERALILPSAATTMDAFPDIWDAIGEPEPLRSAGVEGIRRLHRRRVRQLRSAESSVRSTSRTLSSVGGFSAEIANRLFEQLANVDIDDEHVPGALTAINGLPLPKEWSIGHDALEFLLTVLEDRDQPVTGRTVLRLLRKLDPATIGQETRLTEVLNAVCEIPNARLFRDLLAVTSHFGLAIDVPVPQASTVTDVLNRLDQAQADRGREMFFDTIHGGGCAACHRVRGRGGELAPDLSGVGIRLTPENIVQAILQPSAAITEGYTMQVFVDTDGITYTGAVIQENDSEITILRTDGTQVTIRASLIEERRKLKQSVMPSGYEFSGAEQLADLTAWLLTLRDPGNSNSPNAKE from the coding sequence ATGAAATTGTTATGTTCCTCCCTCGCGGTGATCTGTGTTTTCCGATTCGGGGCAGCCGCCACAATGGTTATGGCCCAGACCGGCACCGTCCTTCCGTCAGCTGAGTCACTGCCAAAAGTACCTGATGGGTTTGAGATTTCCGTCTTCGCCTCGGAGCCTTTGATCTACAAACCTGCGGCACTGTGTTTCGATGCAAACGGACGGATGATGGTGGGACAGGGGCCTCAGTATCACCTCAGCACAGCGATTGAGGAATCCGACAGTGTGGTGCTGCTGCTGGACACCGATGCAGACGGTGTTGCTGATCGCCGCCAGGTGTTTGCTAAAGGATTCAACAGTATTCAGGGGCTGGCCTGGAGGGGACGTGACCTGTACGTAGCTAACTCACCTGAGCTCACCGTGGTCCGTGATCTTGATGGTGATGACGAAGCTGATGAGTACATTGTCGTCTATACCGACCTGGGAAATCACGAGCACGCACTGCACGGGCTGGTCTGGGGACCTGACGGACGGCTCTATATGTCCAAGGGGAATTCAAAAGGACACAATGATCCCGAAAAGTACGGACGAGTTGCTCCCAGGGCGTTTCGGGAATTGTGGGATGTTGTGCATCCCGCGGGTGCACCCGATATTCCTGAACCGCAAACCTACACAGTAGACACCTATCAAAAGACGTTTCATGACTTTCGTGATGACTGGGGCCGCGAAGGAGGAATTCTGCGATGCGAGCCGATGGGTGCGGACCTGGAAATCGTATCACGCGGGATGCGTAACCCGTGGGACCTTGCGATCGACAGCGGTTTTAACCTGCTTGCCACTGACAATGATCAGACGCAGGGTGACCGAATCATCATGCCGTTTTACGGCGCGCATTTCGGCTGGGGACATCGTTACAGCAGTCACTGGACCGGTGAAGAGAATCTACCCACTGTTCCGATCAGTGGACCGCTGACCTCGGGGTCGTGGGCCGGACTTGAGTGGTACGATCATCAGAACTTTCCTTCGGAATATCGCAGAGTGTTCTTCCTCAATGACTGGATGTTCGGCACCTATGTCTACCGGCCGGACTGGAACGGTGCGCTGCGGACATCGTCAGACAGGTCACTTGAACCGTTCATTCAGCGTCGGGAGGGGGGGATGCTCTATCGCCCCACTGATTTGGCGGTGGGCCCGGACGGGGCAATTTATACCCTCGGCTGGGGAGGGAATTATCACTATGAACCCGGTGACGACGGCAGTTGGGTTTTTCGAGTAACTCATTCGCCGGACAGTCGGCTGAGTTTGTCTGCCGTCCTGCCGCTGACGCAGCAGACGGTTGCGCAGTTAATCACGAGTTTCAAATCAGGCGTACTCCCCGTCCGTCGTATCAACGCTCAGGATGAACTCGTTCGTCGTGGTCCGGCAATCCGTGATGAACTGGCTGAGGCAATCTCAGGCAACAAACTTTCAGTGAGTCAGCAGACCTGGGCGATGTGGGCTTTCGGCAGAATTGCCAATGCCGCTGTCGAACAGGCAGAGACGATAAGACAGTGGGCCGTCCCCCGGTCGGTTAAATCCGGTACTGGTTTTCATTCAGCGCGGGGCAAGCGAAATCTTCGCATCCAGGCCATCAGAATTCTTGCCTGGCTGGCACAGCGGACCGGCAACGATCAGGCAGTCCAGTCTGCAGCCTCGGAGGGGTTGCGCGACAGCGATCCACGCATTCGCCTTGAATCCATCCAGGCCATTCACCAGGCCCGGCTCAGTTCGATGTTCGACAACGTTGTGGAACAACTGGCCAAAGAAAACGAACGCCTGGTGTTTTATGCCGGATGGCAGGCGTTGCGCGATCTGGCTGATCCGGAGATACGCGGCGCTCTGCTGGATCACAACCAGGGAAGGGTTCGGCTGGCAGCGCTGCTTGGACTGCAGGAAGGCTATGAAGTCACGCAGCAGGAGGTTCTGGAGCTGCTGGATCGTGAAAGTGACCCGACTGTTCAGAGTTGGGCCCTGACCTTTGCAATGAATCCGCTTCCGCCGGCCAAACTGACCAACGATCGCCTGCGGATTGTGATGGAACAGACAATGCCTGTTGAGCAGATGATCAGTCGAGCAGTCCAGACGCCGCGACCCAGCCTGCGCAGACTGTATCTGAAGATGATTTCACGGGCCTCCGTCAGTGAGGGAGAACAGCAACAGCAGTTACTTACCTTCTATCGGACTTTGCCAACCAGTGAAGAACGCGCTCTGATTCTGCCTTCTGCCGCAACCACGATGGACGCGTTTCCGGATATATGGGATGCGATCGGAGAACCGGAGCCATTGCGGAGTGCCGGTGTTGAGGGGATCAGAAGACTGCACCGAAGGCGTGTCCGGCAATTGAGATCGGCTGAATCCAGTGTGAGATCCACTTCGCGTACTCTGTCGTCCGTCGGCGGGTTTTCAGCAGAGATTGCCAATCGCCTTTTTGAACAGCTGGCGAATGTTGATATCGATGACGAACACGTACCCGGAGCCCTCACGGCGATCAATGGTCTGCCATTACCGAAGGAGTGGTCCATTGGCCATGATGCTCTGGAATTTCTGCTGACCGTTCTGGAAGACCGAGATCAGCCGGTGACCGGTCGCACCGTCCTGCGACTTCTCCGAAAACTTGATCCCGCGACTATTGGGCAGGAAACACGTTTGACTGAAGTCCTGAACGCAGTGTGTGAGATTCCCAATGCGCGACTCTTTCGAGACCTGCTCGCGGTGACGTCGCATTTTGGACTGGCGATCGACGTACCGGTTCCGCAGGCATCAACGGTCACGGACGTGCTGAACAGACTGGATCAGGCACAGGCTGATCGTGGTCGGGAAATGTTCTTCGATACCATCCACGGGGGCGGATGTGCCGCCTGCCATCGTGTGCGCGGCAGAGGTGGCGAATTAGCTCCGGATCTGTCGGGCGTGGGAATTCGGCTCACACCGGAAAACATCGTGCAGGCCATTCTTCAGCCGAGTGCAGCCATCACTGAGGGGTACACAATGCAGGTGTTTGTGGACACGGACGGCATCACATATACAGGTGCTGTGATTCAGGAGAACGACTCTGAGATCACGATCCTGCGCACAGACGGCACTCAGGTGACGATCAGAGCCAGTCTGATTGAGGAACGCCGGAAACTCAAACAGTCGGTCATGCCGTCGGGCTACGAGTTCAGCGGTGCCGAACAGCTGGCCGACCTGACAGCGTGGCTGCTCACACTTCGTGATCCAGGAAACAGCAATTCACCGAACGCGAAGGAATGA
- a CDS encoding NAD-dependent epimerase/dehydratase family protein yields the protein MAENPQRILITGGYGCIGSETTKWLIRNTTATVVVCSRKVSEVRTERVFHDVDRSRLSIVEVDVTDQDRLAHVLNDHAISRVVHLAALQTPDCDAHRDLGLQINLGGTQNLIEAMKASELVFERYIFASSIAVYGPRAAYPSGCVPMLAEPMPVNVYGAWKLAGEQISRYFWEDTHVPTLCLRPGVLFGPGRDAGLTASPTTALKCVALGLPFEIPFYSPQDYLYAPDVGAAFGSAVTQPFDGYGVFTLPGRTLETREIVTTMRQAAIDLGMSQNFGITIGQNEVPFICDLEDELFQVTFSGVRRTPLDQAIHESLQVFTDQVRRGWLTRQNLPK from the coding sequence GTGGCAGAAAATCCACAGAGAATACTAATCACCGGCGGATACGGATGTATTGGCTCTGAAACAACTAAATGGCTGATCAGGAATACCACGGCCACAGTCGTCGTGTGCAGTCGCAAAGTCAGCGAAGTTCGCACTGAACGTGTCTTTCACGACGTGGACCGCTCAAGACTTTCCATTGTTGAAGTTGATGTGACCGACCAGGATCGTCTGGCACACGTGCTCAACGACCACGCAATCAGCCGTGTCGTGCACCTGGCGGCTCTGCAGACTCCGGACTGCGATGCGCACCGCGACCTTGGACTTCAGATCAATTTGGGCGGTACACAAAATCTGATTGAAGCCATGAAGGCCAGCGAACTGGTGTTCGAACGTTATATTTTTGCCAGCTCGATTGCGGTCTACGGACCGCGTGCCGCCTATCCGTCAGGGTGCGTGCCGATGCTCGCTGAACCGATGCCGGTTAATGTCTACGGGGCCTGGAAGCTGGCAGGTGAACAGATCTCACGATACTTTTGGGAAGACACGCACGTCCCAACTCTTTGTTTAAGACCCGGTGTACTGTTTGGCCCTGGGCGTGACGCGGGACTTACCGCCAGTCCTACCACGGCATTGAAGTGCGTGGCACTCGGACTGCCGTTTGAAATCCCGTTTTATTCACCACAGGACTATCTTTATGCTCCGGATGTCGGTGCTGCCTTTGGGAGTGCCGTCACTCAACCGTTCGACGGCTATGGTGTGTTCACCCTGCCAGGCCGGACACTTGAGACGCGGGAGATTGTCACGACGATGCGTCAGGCTGCAATCGACCTCGGAATGTCACAGAATTTCGGGATTACGATCGGTCAGAACGAAGTCCCGTTTATTTGTGATCTTGAGGACGAACTGTTTCAGGTAACATTTTCGGGTGTACGTCGTACACCGCTGGATCAGGCAATTCACGAGTCTCTGCAGGTATTCACGGATCAGGTACGCCGCGGCTGGCTGACCCGACAGAACCTTCCGAAATAG
- a CDS encoding aldo/keto reductase yields the protein MDDRLERNTAGIPVRELGSTGLKVSVIGFGGGHFCRTHIDEATSVRLVRTAIDRGVTFIDTAWEYHGGESERRIGKALQGYRDNVVLMTKVCGRSRAAAEENLHESLRRLKTDVIDVWQFHEMNYDNDPEWICGRDGALEAAIAARKAGKVRFIGFTGHKSPHILLNMLKQNFEWDTCQMPVNVMDAHYRSFQHEVLPELNRRGIGCIGMKSLGGDGQMISAGLTPQQARGYALSLPISTLVCGIESIDNLQQDLHIAQNLIPMSQEEMTVIRDQFKDQATDGRHELFKSTQYYDSLTHREQHGFPPVSTVGPD from the coding sequence ATGGATGACAGGTTGGAACGAAATACTGCCGGGATCCCGGTCCGGGAACTCGGCAGCACTGGATTGAAGGTGTCCGTCATTGGTTTTGGAGGCGGCCATTTCTGTCGGACCCATATTGATGAAGCGACTTCAGTGCGTCTGGTTCGCACCGCGATTGACAGGGGAGTGACATTTATCGACACCGCTTGGGAGTACCACGGCGGAGAATCCGAACGGAGAATCGGCAAGGCATTGCAGGGGTACCGTGACAACGTTGTCCTGATGACGAAAGTCTGTGGACGCAGCCGCGCTGCAGCCGAAGAAAACCTGCATGAAAGTCTTCGACGATTAAAAACAGACGTCATCGACGTGTGGCAGTTCCATGAAATGAACTATGACAATGATCCCGAATGGATCTGCGGTCGTGATGGCGCACTGGAAGCCGCGATAGCTGCTCGCAAAGCCGGTAAGGTGCGGTTCATCGGGTTCACCGGGCACAAGAGTCCGCATATCCTGCTAAACATGCTGAAACAGAATTTCGAGTGGGATACCTGTCAAATGCCGGTGAACGTCATGGACGCCCACTACCGCAGCTTTCAGCACGAAGTGCTTCCTGAACTGAATCGTCGAGGTATTGGATGTATCGGAATGAAAAGCCTTGGCGGCGATGGCCAGATGATTTCAGCAGGTCTCACACCGCAGCAGGCACGCGGTTATGCCCTGTCACTACCGATCAGCACACTGGTTTGCGGGATCGAATCGATCGACAACCTGCAACAGGACCTGCACATTGCCCAAAATTTGATACCGATGTCGCAAGAAGAAATGACCGTGATACGAGATCAGTTCAAAGATCAGGCAACAGACGGGCGACACGAACTGTTTAAGAGTACCCAATACTACGATTCATTAACGCACCGGGAGCAGCATGGTTTTCCGCCGGTGAGTACCGTGGGACCTGATTGA
- a CDS encoding response regulator: MASILIAEDSATQATQIRLLLERDGHSVLIATDGKQATAILAETLPDIIITDLNMPEMDGLELVEFVRTHHSEIPIVLLTANGTEDTAVQALRKGATSYLPKRELSRSLVSSVSEIMERIEARRSRSKVMDALITAESTYVVPNDHRFAGQVIAQLEEQLRTMNYSDATGMVRISVALREAVTNAIDHGNLELDSELREDDESAYTKLGQQRARQEPWMDRRVTVTSRVTPNQVCYTVSDQGPGFDPSSLPDPLDPENLLRTHGRGLMLIRNFMDEVIHNDAGNQITMIKHRVSLRECGVSESDSS; the protein is encoded by the coding sequence GTGGCATCAATTCTGATTGCGGAAGATAGTGCGACGCAGGCGACACAAATCCGGTTGCTGCTGGAGCGTGACGGTCACTCTGTATTAATCGCGACTGACGGCAAACAGGCAACAGCGATACTTGCAGAGACTCTGCCGGACATCATCATCACCGATCTGAATATGCCGGAGATGGATGGTCTGGAACTTGTTGAGTTCGTTCGAACACACCATTCAGAGATCCCGATTGTATTGTTGACTGCCAACGGTACCGAAGACACCGCAGTCCAGGCACTCAGAAAGGGAGCGACCAGCTATCTCCCGAAACGCGAACTGTCCCGGTCACTGGTCAGTTCCGTATCTGAAATCATGGAACGGATCGAAGCGAGGCGCAGTCGCAGCAAAGTCATGGATGCATTAATCACAGCAGAGTCGACCTATGTCGTTCCCAATGATCATCGTTTCGCCGGTCAGGTGATCGCGCAGCTTGAAGAGCAGTTACGTACAATGAACTACAGCGATGCCACCGGTATGGTACGAATCAGCGTGGCGTTGCGGGAGGCCGTTACCAATGCGATCGACCATGGAAACCTGGAACTGGATTCTGAACTTCGTGAAGATGACGAGTCGGCATATACAAAACTGGGACAGCAGCGTGCGAGGCAGGAACCATGGATGGATCGACGGGTCACGGTAACGTCACGCGTGACACCAAACCAAGTATGTTACACCGTCAGTGATCAGGGGCCAGGATTCGACCCGTCGTCGCTGCCCGACCCGCTGGATCCGGAAAATCTTTTGCGGACTCACGGCCGTGGCCTGATGCTGATTCGCAATTTCATGGACGAGGTCATACACAACGACGCGGGGAATCAAATTACGATGATCAAGCATCGTGTATCTCTCAGGGAATGCGGTGTCTCCGAGTCTGACTCGTCGTGA
- a CDS encoding type 1 glutamine amidotransferase, with product MTDSKPLDGKSFLCFVGDAYEDLELWYPKLRLIEAGASFVTIGQEAGICYRGKNGYPCTSDAAISGTCTDNFDGLICAGGWMPDKLRRDPEVLRITREFAAGGKPVAAICHGGWIPISAKIYEGVRVTGSPGIKDDLINAGAVFEDAAVIVDRHFVSSRKPDDLPDFCREIIRLF from the coding sequence ATGACTGATTCCAAACCGCTCGACGGAAAATCTTTTCTGTGTTTTGTCGGTGATGCCTATGAAGATCTGGAACTGTGGTACCCGAAGCTGCGTCTGATCGAGGCCGGGGCTTCATTTGTAACGATCGGACAGGAGGCCGGAATCTGCTATCGGGGAAAAAATGGTTATCCCTGTACCTCAGACGCCGCCATTTCGGGAACCTGCACAGACAATTTTGACGGCCTGATTTGTGCCGGCGGCTGGATGCCGGACAAACTCCGCCGCGATCCCGAAGTCCTGAGAATCACTCGCGAGTTTGCAGCAGGCGGCAAACCGGTTGCCGCCATTTGCCACGGCGGCTGGATTCCGATATCAGCAAAAATTTACGAGGGCGTTCGAGTGACAGGTTCACCTGGGATCAAAGATGATTTGATCAACGCCGGAGCGGTCTTTGAAGACGCCGCCGTCATCGTCGATCGGCATTTTGTTTCCAGTCGCAAACCGGATGATCTTCCCGATTTCTGTCGCGAAATCATTCGCCTGTTTTAG